Part of the Paenibacillus kyungheensis genome, GGCTACCATCGCAAGGACAGCATCTGTAGCAGCATCTCCATCAAATTCGACCGCTTGGAGTTGACCTGTTCCTTTGACATGGACAATATCATTTTCATGCGTTAACGGAACTTGCATCATTTGCAATACATCAACTACTGCTTTTTCGCCTTGCTTACTTTCTACAGGTAGACGGTGAATAATAACATCAGACTTTGTCACAGCCGCTGCTGCAAGTACAGCCGCTGACCCAGGATAATCTCCTTGTACAGTATAAGATTGAGCTACATATTTTTGACGACCAGGTACTTTATATGTCATGAGGTCTTCACTAGCTTCAATTGTAATACCTGCTTGAGCCAATACTTCAAGTGTCTGACCTACGACTACTTTGGATTTGAGATCATGTAGGACTGTAATTTCACTATCTTCTTCTAATAAAGGAGTCAAAAATAACAGCGCACTCAAATACTGTGAACTTACGCTACCGGATACAGTAATCTTGCCACCACGCGGCTGACCTCCACGAATCGTAATCGGTAATCTTCCGTTCTGATGTTCTACTTCTACACCTAATTGACCTAATGATGTAATCAGATCATCATGTGGACGTTTACCCAGTGAATCAGGATATGTATTCACAAACGTCACTTCAGGGCACAATGCAGCAATAGCCATCAAAAAGCGTAGTACCGCGCCAGCATTTCCTACATTAAGCTCTTTTACATCTACAGGTTTACTACCAAAACCCGTTATCACTATTTTCTCATCATCTTCTTCCAACACAGCGCCTAAATCTCGAATACAACGACGCATAGCATCACTATCTTCACTATGTGCTGGAAAATGAATTGTGCTTGTTCCTTCTGCTAGAGCAGCGACTAACAAATAGCGAGTCGTATAATTTTTAGAAGATAACGCTCCGATTTCTCCTTTGAGTTCAGGGGTAGGGGTAACAATAACATCCATGAGTTCAATCTCCTTTAAATAAAATAATAGTATTTATATAGTGATACAATTGCTTATATGTTTGGTATTTCTTTGCAGTTATCGGCTCACTTCAATTGACAGTCCAGAACACGCTTCGGTATGATAAAGAAGTTAAAACACATTCAGAAATGAGGGTATAACATATATGTCTAATCCTACTCAGATCGACACGGATGAACTGCGCGAACGCATAGCGGCAGGAGAAAAATTGCAATTGATTGATGTACGTGAAGATGAAGAAGTGAACCAGGGTATGATCGATGGTGCCAAACATATTCCTTTGGGTCAAATTCCTGATCGTCTGAATGAAATCGATAAAACGTTACCGACTGTTTTGATTTGTCGTAGTGGATACCGTAGTGAACGTGCTCGCGAATACTTACAACAATTAGGTTACGATCATTGCCTTAATATGTCTGGCGGTATGATTGATTGGGTTGAAAATCAATAATATATAGCTAGATTTTACTCAAAAGACTTGTTGACTTCATGTAACAAGTCTTTTACTTTCGCACCTAAACATTAAAAAGCTTGAACGCGGTAACGTGTTAAAACATGTGAAGCCACTTCATCAGGATTCAAAAGCGATGTATCTACCGTAACATGTGCAAATTGATAAGCATGTTTACGTTGCTCCATAATACTACTTACCCGTTCATACGTATCTCCTGCTAGTAATGGACGGTTATCATCTCCGCCTACTCGCTGTACAATATGATCAATATCCGCAGTCAGACAGACTACAAGCCCTTTCGCGATCATCAGATCACAATTTTCAGCACGTAGTACTGAACCACCACCTGTAGAAACTATCTGCCCTTTTTGCTCTAATACGCTAGCAAGCGTTTGGCTTTCAAGCTCACGAAAATACAATTCTCCTTTGGAAGCGAAAATATCCTGTACACTCATACCTTCTGATTCTGCAATCACTGCATCAATATCAACTAATGGATATTGTAATAAATTAGCTAGTAATGTGCCTACGGTTGTTTTACCTGTGCCCATCATTCCAACCAGTATAATATTGGAATGTACACTATCTTCTGATTGATGCACTATATCTACACCTCTTTCAACAACTATGCTATTCCACCCATCATAGCATAGAGATAAAACATAAGACAATCATTCGTTTTGATGAAAAAAGCGCACTGGCTTTTCCTATATTTATAGGAGTACCAGTGCGCTTTGATATATTTAATATGATAGTCAGCAGACTATTCTTGCATCCATTCGTGATGGAAAGTACCTTCTTTGTCCAAACGTTTGAAAGTATGCGCACCGAAATAATCGCGTTGAGCTTGTAACAAGTTCGCTGGCAATCTTTCTGTACGATAGCTATCAAAATAAGCCAATGCGCTGGAGAATCCAGGAACAGGAATACCATATTTCACAGCGATCGATACTACTTCACGCCATGCATCTTGATATTCTTCAACTACACCTTTGAAGTAATCATCAAGCAATAGGTTTTTCAAGCCAGAATCTTTGTCATACGCATCTTTGATGTTTTGCAAGAAACGTGAACGGATAATACAGCCACCGCGGAAGATCATAGCGATGTTACCATATTTCAAATCCCAACCGTATTCGTCAGAAGCTGCACGCATTTGTGCGAAACCTTGAGCGTAAGATACGATTTTGGAGGCGAACAATGCTCTGCGTACTGCTTCGATAAATTCAGCTTTATCACCTGCAAAAGCATCTGTTTTAGGTCCGTTTAAAATTTTGCTAGCTGCTACACGTTCTTCTTTCATTGCAGACAAGAAACGTGCAAATACAGATTCAGTGATCATAGACAAAGGAACACCTAGATCAAGTGAACTTTGACTTGTCCATTTACCTGTACCTTTTTGACCAGCAGAATCAAGAATCACATCAACCATCGGTTTGCCTGTTTCTTCATCGTATTTAGAGAAGATATCTGCTGTGATCTCGATCAAGTAACTGTCCAACTCGCCTTTGTTCCACTCGCTGAAAATCGATTGCAATTCTTCAGCAGATGTTCCTAGAACAGATGTAAGCAAGTTATATGCTTCACCAATCAACTGCATATCGCCATATTCGATACCGTTATGCACCATTTTTACATAGTGTCCAGCACCGTCTGGTCCGATATATGTACAGCAAGGGTCGCCATCGACTTTAGCCGAAATCGCTGTAAGAATAGGTTCTACTAATTTATAAGCACTTTCTTGTCCACCTGGCATAATAGCAGGTCCTTTAAGTGCGCCTTCTTCACCACCGGATACACCTGTACCGATAAAGCGGAATCCTTGAGCTTCCAAGTCTTTGCTACGACGTTGCGTATCAGGGAAGTAAGCATTACCACCATCAATAATGATGTCGCCTTCAGTTAAGAAAGGAATCAATTGTTCAATTGTAGAATCGGTTGCAGATCCTGCTTGAACCATAATTAGAATTTTGCGTGGAACTTCTAAAGAATTCACGAACTCTTCAATAGAGAATGTTCCTGTTAAATTTTTACCTTTTGCTTCTTCAAGCAAATCGTTCGTTTTTTGCGGAGAACGATTGAATACAGATACTGTGAAGCCTCTGCTTTCAATATTTAAAGCTAAGTTCTTACCCATAACGGCAAGACCGATAACACCAATTTGTTGTTTAGACATTTCTGGTTCTCCATCCTTTGCTTCAATATTTTGTATTCATGATTTTGCATAAAATAAGTTGGCTCAATTCATCATTTTACAGGTTTTAATGTCATAAGGAAAGTCTCAAAACGTGATCTGACCAAAATTCATAGAATTGTTGAAAGAATTGTGAATATTTTGGCTATTTCAACAAATTATTTTGGGGATCACGTTTTAAAGTTTACTTTTCCAAACGAATCAGTTCAAAACGAAGATTTTCCAACACTTTTTTGCATTCATCAATTTTTTCAGTATCGCCTGTTTTGATAGCTTCATTCAATCGATCAAGGGACTCGTCAATTTGGGTCTCTATATTTTCCAATCTCTCTTCACCTTCCGTTGATAAAAAAAGTGTGTGTAACGCTTCATGCGTTAGCGTTGATTCTTTTTGATACAAAACACGTTGTTCAAAACCAGAAATTTCGACCATCCGAATCACTTCGCCAAACAGAATATTCTCAACTAAAATTTGTTGATCTTTAAATCGTTTGACAATAGCATGACCACGCGTATCACCGATTAGTTTTTCCATCCATTCTGACAAACGTGAATCATGGATACGATAATCTCCGATCAATTTGTATCCTTCTTGCGTTTGTTGAAAACGTAATTTGGTCATATGATCATCTGTACGGATCGAGACGATAAATGAATCCTCTGTTTCTCTCCAATACAATGAATACCCTTCTTTGATCAAATCACGAATCAAATTCTGAATATCACGACGTTCAAAACGCAATTCCAAGTTACAATACTCTACTTCATAACTTTTGTTCATAGTAGTACCTCCTTTTTAACATTGGTTTATCTGTATGTGGGTCTATATATCTGTTTAGCTGTTCTGTAGTTAATTGATAAAATATACAAAAAAAAGTATAAATAACGAATACTGTTTCTGAAATGGTACCTATGAAGAGTGTAGTTATCTGTTGCATCTTTAGTACAATATATACTTAATATAATTTTACCCCTTTACAAGGTTGTCTAAGCACTAAAGCATACAGTCACATGTAATCTTCATGAAATAATTGCCTGTTCCTATGCTATAATAAACGCTGATTATCTCTACATTGATATGGATTGATTTGGAAAGAGAGGCATGACAAAGATGAATAATATTGAATTTAACGGTTTTGATTCTAAAGACTTTGATGTATTCACGATTGATGGATTAGAACCACGTATGGATGCATTGATTAGCACGATTCGACCTAAATTAACAACAATTGGTGAACAGATACAGCCTTATCTAGCTACATTATGTGGTGAAGAGATGTATGTGCATGTTGCCAAGCATGCTCGTCGTACGGTCAATCCACCTAAAGATACATGGGTAGCATGGGCATCGAATAAACGTGGTTATAAAGCATTGCCTCATTTTGAAGTAGGTATGTTTGGTAGTCATGTCTTTATTGTGTTTGCTATTATTTATGAGAGTCCCCGTAAATTTGATTTTGGAAAAGCGCTTCAGAAAGATTGGAAAAAGGTAAAACAAATGATTCCAGATGAATTTTACTGGTCTACTGATCATATGTCGCCACAAGCTAACATTCAGGGAGAATTGGATGATCAATACTGGCTAGATACTGCTGAACGATTGCAAAATGTCAAAAAATCCGAAATCGTATGTGGATTACGGATCGAAAAAGATGATCCTTTACTTCAAGATGGCAAAGCTTTTATCGAAAAAGTAGAACAGACTTTTGAACAATTGCTTCCGTTGTACCGTATGGCATTTTAATAGATCATTGTGAAAATAAAAAAACCTTATCTACTGTTATGCAGATAAGGTTTTTTGCATCTGTTTTTTTCATATATTGCTCATTAATTATTTGAGGAAGATAATTTTCGAGTATGACGTATCATAATCCAGTGAATACCGAATAAAATAAACATAGAGCTGGCACTAACAAAAAACGGCGCTTGAGGACTAATGATATCCCATAACTTTCCCGATACCAAAGGGCCAATAACAAGCCCTGATCCTTGTAATGTCAAAAATAATCCCCAGATCATACCACGCTCTTGTGCAGGTACAAGATTAGCCAGTAACGAGTTCCATGCTGGTAAAATCATTGCGTAACTAAGACCAATACCTATTACAAATATCCATATCCAAGCCAGTATCGTTGTAGAAGCAATCCCTATTAACGCTGTCCCTGCTAATAAAAATCCGATATGCAAAAAAAATCGACTGCCCCACCGATCGATCAGACGACCTGCTGGAATCAGACCCAAAGCAGTAACACCACCACCAGCAATTAACAATCCATTAAAATAAGCGGGGGTTAATCCTAACTGACTGATTACGTATAAAGTAATAATAGGCGTCAAAATACCTAAAGCAAAAGATTGCAAAAAAAGGGCTGGATACAATAGCGGATGAATATGTAGTGAACGAATCAACGCTATATATTGCTGTACCCGTTGTTTACCAGTGATACGTGTCACCGATACATGAGGTACAGATAATTGATTTGCATGAAGTGATCCAGTAGTAGCATCGTTGTATTGCTCGGTTTCATGGCGACTCCCTGTTGCTATCGAAGCTGATTCTTTACGACCGGGTAAGCATAATGCTATAGCTAGTACAACAGTCATAAAAATCAACATCATCCATAATGTAGATTGGTACGATGTATCACTAATCCAATTGACTGTAACCGGCCCAAGCCCCGCTCCTCCAAGAGAAGCAATCTCGATAATACTCATAGATGTTCCGTATTTTCCATCTGCATGTGACAGATCGGTGATCTTGGACATTACACAAGGCCATAATGGAGCACTGCCAACCCCCATCACACCACAAGCAAATATTAACCAGCCTGTACTTTTTTCTGTTGCCATAATAAATACTGCACCTAAGACAAGGATCATACCAATCGACATAATCATCCGAAATCCTAATCGTTCTGCTAACCAGCCTGCAGGACCTCGAAGTGCATTATCACCTACATACTGCAAAGCAAAAGCAATACCGATAGCAAAAGCAGGCAATCCAAGTACATGCCCCATATATACAGGTAACAAAGTAACTAATAATCCACCTTTAACAAATTCAACTAAAAAAATAAGTAACCACAGGCATACAAATACAAAAATATTGCGTTGACGATTTTTAGCTTGATTCTGATGATCTGTGTCAGCATTTGAAATTGATACCATTAATAACGATGACTCCCTTCAAGTCTACCCTTGAATGTATACCCATTTATCTTATATGCATTTTATCTTATCATAATAACTATTGCATTCCCCCCACGTTTTGCTATACTCATTTTGTTTGGCAAAATGTTGGATAAGCATTTTAGCCTCAGAATAATTACTTTACCTCAGAAAGGTTGTGACAGCTTCAATGGATCATAAGCAAACGCCGCTTTTCACCGCTCTACGAGAGCACGCGGCA contains:
- the aroA gene encoding 3-phosphoshikimate 1-carboxyvinyltransferase, with the protein product MDVIVTPTPELKGEIGALSSKNYTTRYLLVAALAEGTSTIHFPAHSEDSDAMRRCIRDLGAVLEEDDEKIVITGFGSKPVDVKELNVGNAGAVLRFLMAIAALCPEVTFVNTYPDSLGKRPHDDLITSLGQLGVEVEHQNGRLPITIRGGQPRGGKITVSGSVSSQYLSALLFLTPLLEEDSEITVLHDLKSKVVVGQTLEVLAQAGITIEASEDLMTYKVPGRQKYVAQSYTVQGDYPGSAAVLAAAAVTKSDVIIHRLPVESKQGEKAVVDVLQMMQVPLTHENDIVHVKGTGQLQAVEFDGDAATDAVLAMVAAAVFAEGTSRFYNVENLRYKECDRITDYLTELRKAGANVEERQAEIIVHGRPEGVEGGVTIDAHYDHRVIMALSIVGLRAKQPIVIRDAHHVAKSYPQYFDHIQALGANIEWVQG
- a CDS encoding rhodanese-like domain-containing protein, which encodes MSNPTQIDTDELRERIAAGEKLQLIDVREDEEVNQGMIDGAKHIPLGQIPDRLNEIDKTLPTVLICRSGYRSERAREYLQQLGYDHCLNMSGGMIDWVENQ
- a CDS encoding shikimate kinase, whose protein sequence is MHQSEDSVHSNIILVGMMGTGKTTVGTLLANLLQYPLVDIDAVIAESEGMSVQDIFASKGELYFRELESQTLASVLEQKGQIVSTGGGSVLRAENCDLMIAKGLVVCLTADIDHIVQRVGGDDNRPLLAGDTYERVSSIMEQRKHAYQFAHVTVDTSLLNPDEVASHVLTRYRVQAF
- the gndA gene encoding NADP-dependent phosphogluconate dehydrogenase; translated protein: MSKQQIGVIGLAVMGKNLALNIESRGFTVSVFNRSPQKTNDLLEEAKGKNLTGTFSIEEFVNSLEVPRKILIMVQAGSATDSTIEQLIPFLTEGDIIIDGGNAYFPDTQRRSKDLEAQGFRFIGTGVSGGEEGALKGPAIMPGGQESAYKLVEPILTAISAKVDGDPCCTYIGPDGAGHYVKMVHNGIEYGDMQLIGEAYNLLTSVLGTSAEELQSIFSEWNKGELDSYLIEITADIFSKYDEETGKPMVDVILDSAGQKGTGKWTSQSSLDLGVPLSMITESVFARFLSAMKEERVAASKILNGPKTDAFAGDKAEFIEAVRRALFASKIVSYAQGFAQMRAASDEYGWDLKYGNIAMIFRGGCIIRSRFLQNIKDAYDKDSGLKNLLLDDYFKGVVEEYQDAWREVVSIAVKYGIPVPGFSSALAYFDSYRTERLPANLLQAQRDYFGAHTFKRLDKEGTFHHEWMQE
- a CDS encoding YktB family protein — translated: MEFNGFDSKDFDVFTIDGLEPRMDALISTIRPKLTTIGEQIQPYLATLCGEEMYVHVAKHARRTVNPPKDTWVAWASNKRGYKALPHFEVGMFGSHVFIVFAIIYESPRKFDFGKALQKDWKKVKQMIPDEFYWSTDHMSPQANIQGELDDQYWLDTAERLQNVKKSEIVCGLRIEKDDPLLQDGKAFIEKVEQTFEQLLPLYRMAF
- a CDS encoding MFS transporter, whose translation is MVSISNADTDHQNQAKNRQRNIFVFVCLWLLIFLVEFVKGGLLVTLLPVYMGHVLGLPAFAIGIAFALQYVGDNALRGPAGWLAERLGFRMIMSIGMILVLGAVFIMATEKSTGWLIFACGVMGVGSAPLWPCVMSKITDLSHADGKYGTSMSIIEIASLGGAGLGPVTVNWISDTSYQSTLWMMLIFMTVVLAIALCLPGRKESASIATGSRHETEQYNDATTGSLHANQLSVPHVSVTRITGKQRVQQYIALIRSLHIHPLLYPALFLQSFALGILTPIITLYVISQLGLTPAYFNGLLIAGGGVTALGLIPAGRLIDRWGSRFFLHIGFLLAGTALIGIASTTILAWIWIFVIGIGLSYAMILPAWNSLLANLVPAQERGMIWGLFLTLQGSGLVIGPLVSGKLWDIISPQAPFFVSASSMFILFGIHWIMIRHTRKLSSSNN